A portion of the Macaca mulatta isolate MMU2019108-1 chromosome 4, T2T-MMU8v2.0, whole genome shotgun sequence genome contains these proteins:
- the PPP1R3G gene encoding protein phosphatase 1 regulatory subunit 3G has product MEPTGARLSLEAPGPAPFGETPLVEEPSVPGVLCVQGGGDGGGTSETPSPDAQLGDRPLSPKEEAALQEQEELLQCRRRCRARSFSLPADPILQAAKFLQQQQQQAAVLGGEGAEDAPLGPGGCCAKCKKRVQFADTLGLTLTSVKHFSEAEEPQVPPAVLSRLRSFPMRAEDLEQLGGLLAAPLSAQPSRLRPLFQLPGPSAAAERLQRQRVCLERVQCSTASGAEVKGSGRVLSCPGPRAVTVRYTFTEWRSFLDVPAELQPEPLESQPPEAQLGASEPGSGDAKKEPGAESFHFSLCLPPGLQPEGEEQADARGVAVHFAVCYRCAQGEYWDNNAGANYTLRFARPADAL; this is encoded by the coding sequence ATGGAGCCCACAGGGGCGCGGTTAAGTTTGGAGGCGCCGGGACCAGCGCCCTTCGGAGAGACCCCGCTGGTCGAGGAACCGTCCGTCCCGGGGGTCCTCTGCGTGCAGGGTGGCGGCGACGGCGGTGGCACTTCGGAGACCCCGAGTCCTGACGCTCAGCTAGGGGACAGGCCCCTGTCCCCGAAGGAAGAGGCCGCCCTccaggagcaggaggagctgctgcaatgccgccgccgctgccgcgcGCGCTCCTTCTCCTTGCCCGCCGACCCCATCCTGCAGGCGGCCAAGttcctgcagcagcagcagcaacaggcAGCAGTGCTGGGCGGCGAAGGGGCGGAGGACGCGCCGCTCGGCCCGGGCGGCTGCTGCGCCAAGTGCAAGAAGCGGGTGCAGTTCGCGGACACGCTGGGGCTGACCCTGACCAGCGTGAAGCACTTCAGCGAGGCGGAGGAGCCGCAGGTGCCGCCCGCAGTGCTCTCGCGCCTCCGAAGCTTCCCTATGCGTGCCGAGGACCTGGAGCAGCTCGGGGGACTGCTGGCCGCGCCCCTCTCAGCGCAGCCTTCCCGGCTCCGGCCGCTCTTCCAGCTCCCGGGGCCAAGCGCCGCGGCCGAGCGCCTGCAGCGGCAGCGCGTGTGCCTGGAGCGCGTGCAGTGCTCGACGGCCTCGGGCGCGGAGGTGAAGGGCTCCGGCCGCGTGCTCAGCTGCCCTGGGCCCAGGGCCGTGACCGTGCGCTACACCTTTACCGAGTGGCGCTCCTTCCTGGACGTGCCAGCTGAGCTGCAGCCGGAGCCGCTGGAGTCACAGCCGCCAGAGGCGCAGTTGGGGGCCTCCGAGCCAGGTTCCGGGGATGCCAAGAAAGAGCCAGGCGCTGAGTCCTTCCACTTCTCGCTGTGCCTGCCCCCGGGCCTGCAGCCTGAGGGCGAAGAGCAAGCTGACGCGCGCGGCGTCGCGGTCCACTTCGCTGTCTGCTACCGCTGTGCGCAGGGCGAGTACTGGGACAACAACGCGGGCGCCAACTACACGCTGCGCTTCGCGCGCCCTGCGGACGCGCTGTGA